In a single window of the Methanolobus psychrophilus R15 genome:
- a CDS encoding YcfA family protein, translated as MEKILYRLGFEKTRQKGSHAFYRHVDGRTTTVPFHSSKELARPLIRVILNEINISIEEYNELIRNV; from the coding sequence ATGGAAAAGATATTGTATCGGCTTGGGTTTGAAAAAACAAGGCAAAAGGGCAGTCATGCTTTTTACAGGCATGTAGACGGCAGGACAACTACTGTTCCCTTCCATTCTAGTAAAGAGCTTGCCAGACCTCTGATAAGAGTTATTCTTAATGAGATCAATATTTCGATTGAAGAATATAATGAGTTGATCAGGAATGTTTGA